One genomic region from Antedon mediterranea chromosome 3, ecAntMedi1.1, whole genome shotgun sequence encodes:
- the LOC140044167 gene encoding unconventional myosin-XIX-like translates to MFFGEYTSFYFIFFQAHPPHVFGIAETALCNLTRRLDKINQSIIVSGESGSGKTWNARCLLKYLTMVAVCNPGGFTPSPADCIERRILDSNPILEAFGNASTTRNHNSSRFGKYIQLQFSRGNHVVGASIQTYLLEKTRVVYQCDGARNFHIFYQVSISYVSFLCTFKPDNQLFNLTAGNCDTFAYFCCHVSKVSRLIANIYPLMLFGANEREMRNWLLPNVLSSDNLNYVKLNRSEDACNQKDKQDFIVTKQAMCNVGLSRSQQQELFKVLSGILHLGNIEFISDDVTGPCEIDSEKQGVDTSVNAAAQLLGLDVDALTRCLAFRQITASHKRRKSVFMKPCLKDECHTRRDCLAKLLYARVFDWLVGFINDSTMARSWQSYIGLLDVYGFESFSFNSLEQLCINYANEKLQQHFVHNFLKAEQDDCQSEGIPWQFEDFTDNKTCLDVIEGNISIFALMNQQCKLNRHSDPSSFCEFLYDTISSASLSRAHISVTSPAFVVHHYAEKVTYQVDGLIEKNKDGIPAELVDLLKISSKKFVQQLVDANVTSLQVIDLIIFLSSSMLHHETFKQRINSPSKTKGKKTTTVVSKFKNSLDSLMATLHETTPHYIRCIKPSLECQPDSFDNAHVINQLRACGVLETIEISATGFLTRMLYSDFLKRYELLIRSNSEDVKDLDTKSKCAVITNLVLAEADKENKMKSFLFGKTKIFLREGQLDKLEVARLKEFNLSAGVIQIWWRKILATKSKQEAAVVIIQAGIDCNSVLPNILQALCCYQLHS, encoded by the exons atgttttttggggaatatacatctttttattttattttttttcaggcaCACCCACCACATGTATTTGGAATTGCAGAAACAGCTTTGTGTAATCTTACTAGAAGACTAGACAAGATTAATCAGTCAATAATTGTCAGCGGTGAAAGTGGTTCTGGAAAG aCATGGAATGCAAGATGTTTACTAAAATATCTGACAATGGTGGCAGTATGTAACCCtgg TGGTTTTACACCATCACCAGCAGATTGCATTGAACGTAGAATATTAGACTCAAATCCTATTCTTGAAgcatttg GCAATGCTAGCACAACCAGGAATCACAATAGTAGCCGCTTTGGAAAGTACATTCAGCTACAATTCAGTCG tgGAAATCATGTTGTTGGTGCTTCTATTCAGACATATCTTCTTGAGAAAACTAGAGTTGTTTATCAATGTGATGGTGCCAGGAATTTTCACATCTTTTACCAAGTTAGTATTAgttatgtttcatttttgtGTACCTTTAAACCGGATAACCAACTGTTTAACTTAACTGCTGGAAACTGTGATACATTTGCATATTTCTGTTGCCATGTTTCTAAAGTGAGTAGGCTAATAGCAAACATATACCCTTTG ATGCTGTTTGGCGCAAATGAAAGGGAAATGAGGAACTGGTTACTACCAAATGTATTGAGTTCAGACAACTTAAACTATGTGAAACTAAACCGTTCAGAAGATGCATGTAATCAAAAGGATAAACAAGATTTTATAGTTACAAAGCAAGCAATGTGTAATGTTGGACTTAGCAGGTCACagcaacaagaattatttaaa GTTCTAAGTGGTATACTTCATCTTGGAAATATAGAGTTTATTAGTGATGATGTCACTGGACCATGTGAAATTGATTCTGAAAAACAAG GAGTTGACACATCTGTTAATGCTGCTGCACAGTTACTTGGTCTTGATGTTGATGCCTTAACTAGATGTCTTGCATTCCGACAAATCACTGCATCTCACAAGCGTAGAAAGAGTGTCTTTATGAAACCTTGCTTAAAAGATGAATGTCATACAAGGAGAGATTGTCTTGCAAAGTTACTCTATGC cagAGTTTTTGATTGGCTCGTTGGATTCATCAATGACAGTACCATGGCCAGGAGTTGGCAGTCTTACATTGGTCTACTGGATGTCTACGGATTTGAAAGTTTTTCATTTAACAGTTTGGAGCAATTATGcataaattatgcaaatgagaaGCTTCAGCAACATTTTGTGCACAACTTCCTCAAAGCAGAACAG gatGACTGTCAATCTGAGGGAATTCCATGGCAATTTGAAGACTTTACTGACAATAAAACATGTCTTGATGTTATTGAAGGCAACATCAGTATATTTGCTCTCATGAATCAA CAATGCAAGTTAAACAGACATTCAGATCCAAGTTCATTTTGTGAGTTTCTTTATGACACCATCAGCAGTGCAAGCTTATCTCGTGCACATATATCAGTGACATCACCAGCTTTTGTTGTGCATCACTATGCAGAGAAAGTTACGTACCAAGTGGATGGTCTAATTGAAAAGAATAAG GATGGTATTCCAGCAGAACTTGTAGATTTGCTTAAAATTAGCAGCAAGAAGTTTGTGCAACAATTAGTTGATGCTAATGTTACCAGTTTACAGGTGATTGATcttatcattt TTCTGTCTTCATCAATGTTACATCATGaaacttttaaacaaagaaTAAAT AGTCCAAGTAAAACAAAAGGCAAAAAGACTACTACAGTGGTATCAAAATTTAAG AATTCATTGGACAGTCTTATGGCTACTTTACATGAAACAACACCTCACTACATCCGCTGTATCAAACCAAGTCTTGAGTGTCAACCAGACAGCTTTGATAACGCTCATGTTATAAATCAACTACGTGCTTGCGGTGTTCTTGAAACAATTGAGATTAGTGCAACAGGCTTCCTTACCAG AATGTTGTACAGTGATTTTCTTAAGAggtatgaattattaataaggtCAAACTCAGAAGATGTAAAAGATTTGGATACAAAAAGTAAATGTGCTGTTATTACGAATCTGGTTTTAGCTGAAGcagacaaagaaaataaaatgaaaagctTTTTGTTTGGAAAAACAAAGATATTCCTAAGAGAGGGACAG ttggATAAACTTGAAGTTGCAAGATTGAAGGAATTCAATTTAAGTGCTGGTGTAATACAGATATGGTGGAGGAAGATCCTGGCAACCAAAAGTAAACAAGAGGCAGCTGTGGTCATCATTCAAGCAGGTATTGATTGTAATAGTGTTTTGCCAAATATCTTGCAGGCATTATGCTGTTACCAATTACATTCTTga
- the LOC140044168 gene encoding 2-oxoglutarate and iron-dependent oxygenase domain-containing protein 2-like, producing the protein MIFAINQSTRYVCSCYYTHNIFLPKFKLHVTYIDDKIFADIWKPVKTEVERRKSLGRDYLKRKETILKYYTPLNQEIYKLQISFLSLKFLKLVEHSKQKNASMQSLIKLMSTEKGERIYSFPIFTEEFCNSFKEEIEHFENTDLPKGRPNTMNNYGVSVATVNALLCIN; encoded by the exons ATGATTTTTgcgatcaatcaatcaacaagGTATGTTTGTAGCTGTTACTACACCCATAACATATTTTTACCTAAGTTTAAACTGCATGTGACGTATATAGATGATAAAATATTTGCTGATATTTGGAAACCG GTTAAAACAGAAGTAGAACGTAGAAAATCACTTGGCCGAGATTATTTAAAGAGAAAAgagacaattttaaaatattacacacCACTCAATCAAGAGATATACAAACTACAG ATTTCATTTCTGAGCCTAAAATTTCTGAAGTTGGTTGAACATAGCAAGCAGAAAAATGCATCAATGCAAAGTTTGATAAAACTCATGAGTACTGAAAAAG gagAGCGTATTTACTCTTTTCCAATATTTACTGAAGAGTTTTGTAATTCATTTAAAGAAGaaatagaacattttgaaaacacagATTTACCAAAAGGAAGACCAAATACAATGAACAATTATGGTGTAAGTGTGGCTACCGTAAATGCCCTGCTTTGCATAAACTAA